The Heptranchias perlo isolate sHepPer1 chromosome 33, sHepPer1.hap1, whole genome shotgun sequence genome contains a region encoding:
- the jam3b gene encoding junctional adhesion molecule 3B, whose translation MASCLFGLFILLAESCKIWAVTVTSLNPTPVVNEFDSVTLSCIVSSHTSDNRIEWKKLNAGTDFVYYDQQLQGDLKGRAEFKGSSIYIRNVTRKDTAVYRCEVVAVHDVKSFDEVSINLTVQVKPIAPQCAVPKSVPVGKTAVLTCTEHEGYPPSTYTWYKNGDILPRDPKSSPKFINSSYKIDYSTGTLRFSVTSKLDIGEYHCIAKNNAGHAKCKPQRMEVYDINIAAIIGGVLVVVLVLLIITIVIRLAYKRGYFAKKQPENSYKASSKADGVDYVRSNPVDDEGDFRHKSSFVI comes from the exons GTTGTAAAATATGGGCAGTGACTGTAACATCATTGAATCCAACCCCTGTGGTGAACGAGTTTGACA GTGTAACGTTATCCTGCATTGTCAGTTCCCATACATCTGATAATCGTATCGAATGGAAGAAATTGAACGCTGGCACGGATTTTGTATATTATGATCAACAGTTACAAG GAGACTTGAAAGGTCGAGCAGAGTTCAAGGGTTCGTCCATATATATACGCAACGTGACTCGTAAAGACACCGCAGTATATCGCTGCGAAGTTGTTGCAGTTCACGACGTCAAAAGTTTTGATGAAGTTTCTATTAATCTAACAGTGCAAG TGAAACCAATTGCACCACAATGTGCTGTACCTAAATCGGTGCCAGTTGGGAAGACTGCAGTTTTGACATGTACTGAGCATGAAGGCTATCCACCATCCACATATACTTGGTACAAAAATGGTGACATTCTCCCACGTGACCCAAAATCCAGTCCAAAATTCATTAATTCTTCTTATAAAATAGACTACAGTACAGGAACTCTG CGCTTCAGTGTCACCTCAAAACTGGACATTGGAGAATATCACTGTATTGCGAAGAATAATGCTGGACATGCAAAGTGTAAACCTCAGCGGATGGAAGTCT ATGACATTAATATTGCTGCGATCATTGGTGGTGTTCTTGTTGTAGTTCTTGTTCTACTGATTATAACCATTGTCATCAGGCTTGCATATAAACGAGGATACTTTGCAA agaaACAACCTGAAAACAG tTACAAGGCTTCCTCAAAAGCAGATGGTGTTGATTATGTCAGATCAAATCCTGTAGATGATGAG GGAGACTTCCGACACAAATCTTCTTTTGTTATCTGA